In the Leptolyngbya sp. SIO1E4 genome, one interval contains:
- a CDS encoding HNH endonuclease — protein MSKVLVLNASYEPLNITSWRRAIVLVIKGKAEQVEHNGKLIYSDLHLPTVIRLRHYVRVPYKEIPLTRRNILQRDGHTCQYCGYSGEGLTLDHVLPRSRRGGDTWENMVTACVRCNVKKGNRTPREANMPLRNSPRRPHSSLYFEVTRQVRSGTHKEWKKYVIGL, from the coding sequence ATGAGTAAGGTTCTAGTGCTTAATGCCTCCTACGAACCGCTCAACATCACTAGTTGGCGTCGAGCGATTGTGCTCGTCATTAAAGGCAAAGCTGAGCAGGTTGAACACAATGGCAAGTTGATCTATTCAGATTTACATCTGCCAACGGTCATTCGGCTGAGGCACTATGTTCGGGTTCCCTATAAAGAGATTCCCCTGACTCGCCGCAACATTCTTCAACGAGATGGCCATACTTGCCAATATTGTGGGTACTCCGGTGAGGGGTTAACCCTTGACCATGTTTTGCCGCGATCGCGACGGGGAGGAGACACCTGGGAAAACATGGTGACCGCCTGCGTTCGTTGCAATGTTAAAAAAGGGAATCGGACGCCCCGTGAGGCCAATATGCCTTTGCGAAACTCGCCGCGTCGTCCCCACAGCAGCCTTTATTTCGAAGTAACGCGACAGGTTCGCAGCGGCACTCATAAAGAGTGGAAAAAATACGTCATTGGGCTCTAG
- a CDS encoding DUF3365 domain-containing protein: MLNLQKLKLGQKFTLLLFMVFLGGILASGLALASVLNKSAEAQLTTQALMLMETMNSVRSYTVDEVRPELNKHLSAEFLPETVPAYSANQVFGIFRSNPAYEEFAYREATLNPTNLDDKADEFEATLVNFFRERPNREELHGVRKRFPLDDQFYIARPIQITKESCLACHSTPDLAPASMIEQYGPNNGFGWQLNEIVGAQIIAVPANQVFRTASKSLILILGIFIAVFALAIYFVNFWLNRYVVRPLNRMSEVAEVVSMGDTGAEFVQQSQDEVGKLAESFNRMRLSLQMAMNRLERYREGRRTGSKNYTSQ, translated from the coding sequence ATGCTCAACCTTCAGAAATTAAAGCTCGGTCAGAAATTTACGCTGCTATTATTCATGGTTTTTCTAGGGGGCATTCTGGCCAGTGGCTTGGCCTTGGCTTCCGTTCTGAATAAAAGTGCTGAGGCCCAGCTAACAACCCAGGCTCTCATGCTGATGGAAACCATGAATTCAGTTCGGAGTTATACCGTTGATGAGGTTCGCCCTGAGCTTAATAAGCATCTCTCTGCAGAATTTTTGCCTGAAACAGTCCCCGCCTACTCCGCCAATCAGGTGTTTGGCATCTTCCGGAGTAACCCCGCCTACGAAGAGTTTGCTTATCGAGAAGCTACGCTAAACCCGACTAATTTGGATGACAAAGCCGATGAATTTGAGGCAACTTTAGTCAATTTTTTCCGAGAACGCCCCAACCGGGAAGAGCTTCACGGTGTCCGTAAGCGCTTTCCTTTAGATGATCAGTTTTATATTGCCCGCCCCATCCAAATTACCAAGGAGAGTTGTCTGGCTTGTCATAGCACTCCTGACCTTGCCCCCGCTAGCATGATTGAGCAATACGGGCCGAATAACGGGTTTGGATGGCAGTTAAATGAAATTGTGGGTGCTCAGATCATTGCAGTGCCCGCAAATCAGGTATTTCGCACCGCATCCAAATCTTTGATACTTATTTTGGGCATTTTCATTGCGGTATTTGCCCTAGCCATCTACTTTGTCAATTTCTGGCTGAATCGCTATGTTGTACGCCCCCTTAATCGCATGTCTGAGGTAGCAGAGGTAGTTAGTATGGGCGATACGGGCGCAGAGTTTGTCCAACAGTCTCAAGATGAGGTAGGCAAACTTGCAGAGTCCTTCAACCGCATGCGGCTGAGCTTACAAATGGCGATGAATCGGTTAGAGCGCTATCGAGAAGGCCGTCGCACCGGTTCCAAAAATTACACGTCTCAATAA